TTTTATTTTGCGTTGTTTATGTTATAATGAACGCAATAAAAAGGTAGTAAAACCAAAGGGGTTTTACGGCAAGAGGCGTTCATTGTATCGGTGTGAAGCAAGCCGGAGCTGCGACTTGCATGGATGATATAATGAACGCAATAAAAAGGTAGTAAAACCAAAGGGGTTTTACAGCAAGAGGCGTTCATTGTATCGGTGTGAAGCAAGCCGGAGCTGCGACTTGCATGGATGATATAATGAACGCAATAAAAAGGTAGTAAAACCAAAGGGGTTTTACGGCAAGAGGCGTTCCAATCAAGTTTACAAAAGAAGCAGGAGGCAAGCATTCATGGAAACAAGACCATATATGTCATGGGACCTAATCGGCGATTTTATTGCATCAGCCTTTGAAAAGATCGGTGTTCCCCGAGAAGAGGCGGAAATATGTGCTGATGTACTGATGGAAAGCGACAGGCGGGGGATTGAGAGTCATGGCTGCAATCGTTTTAAACCCATCTATATTGATCGAATCAATGCAGGGATACAAAAACCTGTCACAGCGTTTGAGATCCTCAGGGAAACACCGACCACCGCAGTTGTAGACGGACATGACGGAATGGGCATGGTAGTTGGCTTTAAAGCCATGAGCATGGCCATTGAAAAGGCTAAGAAGTATGGAATGGGTATGGTAGCTGCTAGAAATTCCACACACTACGGCATTGCCGGCTATTATCCCTCCATGGCCATCAAGGAAAATATGATCGGAATCACCGGCACCAATGCGCGGCCTTCCATCGCCCCTACCTTCGGCGTGGAAAACATGCTTGGAACCAATCCCCTTACCTTCGGCTTTCCTACCGATGAAGAATTCCCCTTTATTCTGGACTGTGCTACGAGCATCACCCAGCGCGGCAAGATTGAGTATTACGCCAGAGAAGGCAAAGAAACACCCGCGGGAATGGTCATCGGTCATGACGGAAACCCCATGACAGACAGTGTCAAGATACTGGAAGATCTGGTGAAGGAAACTGCTGCTCTGGCTCCTCTTGGCGGAATCGGCGAAGAGCTGGGCGGATACAAAGGCTACGGCTATGCCACCGTGGTAGAAATCCTTTCCGCAGCCCTTCAAGCCGGAAGCTTTTTAAAAATGCTTACCGGACTTGATGATCATGGAAACAAAATGCCGTACCATCTCGGTCATTTCTTTATCGCCATCGATACAGAAGCTTTTCTTGGAGCTGACAGTTTTAAGAAGACCACCGGAGATATTTTAAGAGCACTCCGTTCCTCAACCCTCGCTCCCGGAGAAAGCAAGATCTATACAGCAGGTGAAAAGGAACACCTGATCTGGCTGGAGCGCAAAGATAAAGGAGTTCCTATCGGAGAAGCAGTTCAAAAGGAATTCATTGAGGTGAGAAACAGTTTGGGTCTGCATCACCGCTTCCCATTTGAATAAAAGCCTAAAAAAAACAAGCTGCCTCTTTACCGTTTTCGGTGGAGGCAGCTATATTTTTAATCTTGAATCAAGATAACACCCTGATTGCTCTGTCCGTCTATTTTAATGATTAATGGTTTTTTGAAACGAACCAGCGTGACGTGCTCTGTCTGACGAATAATCTTTGCTTTACGAAGCTTCTCCCAATTGATGTATTCATGATCAGGCGCTTTTTTTCCGATATGAAAATATCCCATCTTTAAAGAGGTGAGGTTATGATGGAAATGACTTCCCAGTGATGGCTCCACAGTAAGATTTTCTAAATCTGCCTCTACCACTACTTTGGCCTGGGACATCTGCCACCACATCAGCGGGATTCCCAGCCACGGATCAGAGGTTCCGATCCTTCCAAAGCCCATCAGCACGCATTTGCGCCCCTCACTCATCAGCAGCTTGTTTATCTCACCGATTTCTGTAGCAATATCAACGGTTTTATTCATTTCAAAATGGTCCGGATCCAGGTAAATTACATCTGTGATATCTTTATAGACGCCGTTTCCGATGATATGTGAGCTGGTGCACACCACATCCTTACGATTGAACTCCTCAATTTTAACCTCTCTGGCTTCTCGGCCGACCACCATAGGACGGATCTGCAGAAAGTAAAACTCTGGCTTCTTATCACTTTCAACCGGATAATTCACAGCAAACTCTATCTCAACATCTGTTCCAAAGGCACTCTTCCCAAGCTCAAATAAATCCTTGACAATGTTCACAAGCGGAATGGAGTTGTATTTCAGAATTGATGCAAAGGTCACAATTTTCGGACCCTGCGCTGCAAAGGTATCCATAATCATATCGCTGTCTCTGAGATATGTGCTGGCAACTTTATGCAAGGTTTTATCTTTATCAGCTCGCTCAAATCCAATCTTCCGATAGGTGCATTCATCATCCTTGGTAAGCTGCCTTGCGCATCCGCTCATGTCCAGTGTATAGAAGCTGGTCTGTGTGTTCTCCATGAATTCCTGCGGAGAAGCAACCGGCGGATTCATCTTCGGATACGCCGGGGAAAAACTGAATACACGTCCCCCGTCAACGATGGCTTTTCCGAACCCCAATGCAAGACTCACGATCCCCTGCTCTGGCTGCATATAGGAATATGGGTAGTAGTTATATGTTTGCGCTACACCTGAAATCAGCGGATAGAAGATATCCTCATGCTGTTCTCCAACCAACTGTTGTATCAATACAGACATCGATCCCTCTTCTATCCGTACATCGGCATTTTTTGCATATCCTTTGGGAGACTGAAAGAACGCAGATGCATAAATCAGCTTAACTGCATCGATCAGCTGCTTCAATCTTACAACCGGATTGGGATCGCAATTGGGGAGAATATACGTCTTGAAAATTCCTGCAAATGGCAAAACCTGTGAGTCTTCCAATATACTGGAGGAACGGACAGCCAGCGGATAATCGATCTCATTGATCAGTATTCTCAGGTTGTCAATAATCACATCCGGCAATCGTCCTTCAAGGAAGCGCTGTGCGATTTCGTCCTCATTGGTGGAGTTGTATGCCATTTCCTGCAAATCATTGATGTACATGAATTCTTCAAAAACATCACTGCAAATGACAAAGGAGCTTGGGATCTTAAGCCGGATGTCAGGGTATTTATTTTGCAGCTCCGAATTTACAAGCAGATTTCTGAAGAATGCAACACTCCTGGCCTTTCCGCCCAGCGACCCGCTTCCCAGTCTGATAAAGGAGTTTTCAAAGGTCATTTTAGAAAGTCCAAAATCGATGATGACCCCCTTTTGATAGCTGCGGTAAAGTCTGTCGAGGCAATCAACGATAAAGGCTCTGAACTCGTTGATGTTTTCCGGCGCACTGGGCTCTCTTTCCCTCAATTCATCGGCAATCGCAAATTCCGTTCTTGCTCTGAACCATCGGGAAAAATGATTGTGACTTGCATGATAAATCAGGCTCTCAACAGGCAGCGTCTCAACAATACTCTCAAAATCCGTAATGTCCGATGCCTTTACAAGAATCTCACCCTTAGCAGTTCTAAAGACAAATTCTCCGAAGCTGTAATTATCTAGTATATAATTTCTAAGTTCCTTTAAAAGATTAGGAGAATTTTTATCGATAAAATTCAGTTTTCTCCTCTTGGCCTTCTTGATGTTTCCGGTCTCTTCTGACTGAAGGAGTATGGGAAGATCGGGAATGGTACTGCTGATGTAGGACGCAAGTTCAAGACCTGCCTCCGAATAGACCTCACCGTTTTTCAAAAATCCGATGTCAGAGATTACACCCAGGAGATTATTTTTATATTTCAGGATTAATTCCTGAGCCTCTTCATAAGAAATAGCAAGAATAATTTTCGGCCTTGCACGCATCCTCAGCAGACGGTGAAGATCATTGACCGCATGGGAGATAAGGTAACGGGTTTGTTTCATGATCTCAGTGTAAATCAATGGAAGAAACTGCGAATAATAGCTGGGAGAATCATCTACCACAAGGATAACCTGTACGCCCTGCGCGCTATCCTCTTCAACATTTCCAAGATCCTCCACATACTTGATGATCGCAAGTAGAATCTGGCTGTCTCCCGACCACACGAAGACTCGGTCTATGGTTCTCGCTTCCCTGATTTTGCTTAATGTTTCATTATCCAAGGTCTCATAGGTCAACATGACCACTGGTTTTTCCGGATATTCTTCCTTTACGAGCCGGCTGAATTCCAAGGGACTCATGTCACTGATTCTGGGCATGGTGATAACAAGATCGTAAGTACGGCTTTTCAACGCTTCAAAAGCCTCCTCAGCAGAGGATGCATGCGCGATTCGGGGGACAAACTGCAGATTGAGATCCAGATATTCACTGAAAATCTTATCAGCAAGATGTCCGTCCTCTTCAAGCACAAAGGAATCGTACGGCGTTGATACCAATAGAATTTCTCGTACACGGAATTTCATCAAATCATGAAACCTGGTAAATTTGGAATCGTATTCTTTCGTAGTCATAGATGCCTCCTTAAGTTACTTCTCCTGCCCTTAAATGGTTGGAACTATTATAACACATTTTCCATGTCCTCAATCAGTCAGATCACATCAAATGATAAATTTCTAATCTCTATGAGGGTTACCTTCATGTTCCTGCTTTACTTGATTTTAGAAGCAGAATCATTTATAATATTTTCAATTATCTGTAATTGAAGGAAAAAAACGATGAGCTTTGATGGGATTCCGCTTTTTGAACAGGAGCAACGCGTTATTCGAGGATGGTTTCCTGCTGATCCAGAAAGAAATTTTTATGCAAAGAGGGAAAAATGAAAAAGATGATGTTGATGTTCTGCGGCTGGCTTTTACTCGTTTTAGCCGTAATGGGAATTGTCCTGCCGGTTCTCCCAACAACCCCCTTCGTTATTGCTGCTGCGGCCTGCTTTTCTATCGGCGATCCGAAAATGTACCAGAGATTAGAATCCAGCAAAGTATTTGGGCCTTATCTTGAAGGCTGGAGAACAAAACAAGGCATCAGCGCATCCAGAAAGGCATCTGCAATTGCAATACTCTGGATCTTAATGACATTATCAATCCTGCTAACACAAAAGCTTTGGCTTACCGTTCTTCTTATATTCATTGGAATTGGCGTTACGACGCACCTTTTATTGATGAAAACAAAAAAATAAGGCAAACAGAAACGCCCCGGGTCACCCCGAGACGCAAGCTGCTTTATCATTACACTCATTTAACCAAGATATTTTATTTTCCCGGGATCATATTGAATCTGACAAGTTTCATAATACATAATTATGCCGCTATAATAGTGGCGGTTTCCGAACTGGTCAACAGTATGCCACCTTTGCTTTAGATCTTCAAAAGGAAGATAAGTGTAATTGCCCAGTGTATATGGGTCCATTGCATAAATTCCTTTCTCATAGTATCCGCAAGCAATAATATAATGGCCGTTTTTCCAGTCATGAGAATAATCGATGGCATCATCGGACCAGGCCTGAATGATCAATAGTGGCGCAATCCCTGCATCAATGAATCGAATCAGATCTGTAGGTTTCATATTTTCATAAAACGACGCAGTCAGACCTTTGGCTTTGACAAAGGAAAGAATGTTTTGATACTCTGTTCCGATATAGGGCTTTGTATTTAAAACATCCGCAAGCATACTCTGTTTAAAATACATACCATACCTGGCAAGCAGAGACTGAACACAGGCCACACCGCAAGTGAATTCAGTTTCCTGATAACATAAAGGTACAGCTATAAAACGTCTGCTGCTCTGAACGTTTGTGGACTCCCTTGGAATCGTTTTAGTCGGTAACACATTAAAAAACTCCTTGTATCAGGCTTAGGGGAATTGTTCTTAGATACTTTAGAGAATAACGCTCCCCCTTTTATATATATTCCTATCAGCTCGGAGTGTGTATATCCTTATAAAATCCAATCGTTAAGTTCAAATTAAGTTGTCCCTCTTATCCGGGATTAACTCAACATTAAGTGGCCTGCTATTCCGATCAGAGTACCAATCACAAGAGACGAGATAGCCATGGGCGGAACTGCTGTTCTATCTTGCTTTGCTACTATAAGGATAACCGGTACCGCCAGAAGGAAAGTAACAAGACCTCCCGTTAGCCACCAGGCTAATCCTGGCACCTTAATATTAAAGATGACAAATGGCATTAAAAAGTAGAACACAAAAGCAGAAATAACTGAGTAACGATCAAGTTTCATCTTAATCATCGGCAGAATATCTACAATTCCTGCGATGGTTCCTATAGCTGCTGCTATCATAAATATTTTCATAGTATTAACTCCTTTTATTATCTCAGATTCTCACAAGAGAATGTCTCAAACAGTTTAAATGCAGTCATGGTTACGGAATATCTCAGACTGCTTTTATAACACTCATATGCTCTGATACGATCAGTTTTTTTAGAAACTCTTTCATAATATCCGGCGAGCGAAACTTTGGCAAACTTCTGAAAATCAATGAAAGGTCGTCCATTTTTTCCATAGACTGCTTGATTCCAAAGGTTAAACTATAATCCAGCTGTTTCAGCGCTGTATATTCAAGATGGTGGGGATCTAGCCGATGATTTTGAATCGCATATCCAACCCGTTTTCTGCAGCTGCATTTTCCCCCTTCACTCAGCCCGCAGTAAGTGTCAAGAAATCCTCCCATTTTTTTTCGTACACGAGACAATCTCTGACGATAAGCCTCCGGAGAAATTCCAAGAATCTCACCGCATACTTTACTGTCAGCTCGAAACATAACACCAAGCACGTAGATACATCTACTCTCAGGATCAAGACACTGGAGCATAACATTCGTGCAGGAAAGTTTTAATTCTTCGGTCAGCAAGTCTTCACTCACATCTTGCAGCAGTTCTTGTTTGTTTTCTATGAACCCGTTATCAATATCCATTCCATAAAATTCGAAGCTAAGGGGCCTCTGCGCAAACATAGATTTTTTGTAATTTATCAGATAGTTAACAGCAATTCGATAAACCCATGTGGAGAATGCGCTCTCTTTTCGAAATGTTGACAGCTGGGTAATAATCCTGATAATGATTTCCTGCACTGCGTCCTCTGCATCCTGAGTTGTTCCAAGCATTCTCAGCGATAAATTGTAGATCATATCTTCAACTCCCATGATCAAAGCTTCTAGCGCCTGCTTATCTCCGTCTACAGCCCGGTTTACAAAATCAAACTCTTCTTCTCTCATAATTTACCATTCCTTTCATTGATTTGATTATATAACAAATTAGACAATGAGAGAATATTAGCTGTGACAGAAAAGAATAAAAATATTTCTTTCTTAGTTTATTGATTTCCAAAAGTTTCTGTTGACATAATACTAAGGTCCCACTTATAATGAAAAACAATAAGTTAAAATGCAAACGCTGTGACGAAGGAAAGTATGCGGCACTATCTTGCCAGGGAGGATCTGTCATTGACTGGAAGCAGATCTGAAGTGAAACCCGTTGAAGTTCCCTTCTGAGCGTATCTGTTGAACACGCTGGTTTACAGCAGTAGACAGATACGGTTTCCACCGTTAAAAGGATAGGATATAGCTTCTGTATCCGAATATGAGTGCGCGTGTTTTATGATACGCGAATCAGGGTGGTAACACGGAGAGCAATCATGCCCTTCGTCCCTATAATAGGGGCGAAGGGTTTTTTTTGTGTTTTCGCAAACACATGGCGGGCAAGACGTCAAGTAATCTTGAAAAGGGAGGAAATTATGTTAGGATTATCAGACCCATCCATTTTGCTAGCGTATCTATTATCCATTGGCGGAGCCATTTTATGTATCTCTTATGGTGTGATCAATTGGAACAAAGACGGCAGTAGTAACGGGGGTGACAAGAAATGATTTATGTGATCGTCAGCCTTATCATCTATGTACTTATTTTAGCGTTTCTGTCATATACCGCATTTAAGAGAACAAAAAGCACCAGTGATTATCTTTTAGCAGGAAAACAAATTCATCCGATCGTTATGGCCTTATCTTATGGAGCCACTTTCATCAGCACCTCCGCTATCGTTGGTTTTGGCGGTGCCGCTGGTCAGTTTGGACTAGGACTTTTATGGCTCACTGTTCTGAATATCTTTGTCGGTGTATTTATCGCGTTTGTCGTATTTGGGAAGCGCACCCGTGAAATCGGACATAGGCTTGGTACCAATACTATGCCTGAATTCTTTGCCCGCCGCTTTAACTGCAACTTCATTCAAGGATATGCAGGTATCCTTATTTTCTTATTTATGCCCATTTATGCCTCTGCAGTTCTCAAAGGAATTGTTGATTATGTGGCAAAATACACCGGGGCACCGTTTAATGCAGCACTTATCATTATCGCAGTACTGGCTGCTATTTTTGTAATTATGGGCGGTCTCAAGGGCATTATGTATGCTGATGCGTTTCAGGGTACCCTCATGTTCGTCGGGATGGCATTTCTGATCTTCTATACCTACGGAATGCTGGGCGGTATCACCAATGCGCATATAGCACTATCCGAGCTTCCATCAATGCCCGGGGTTGCAGAGCAGGTAGCAGGTCTCACAAAAGGGGGCTTTGCTGGATGGACGTCCATGCCTGTTACAGGTACTCCCGTATGGTGGAATATTGTAACCTCTCTTGTAGCCGGCGTAGGCATTGGTGTACTCGCACAGCCGCAGCTATCCGTTAAATTCATGACTGTAAAAAGCGGACGAGAGTTAAACCGTGCGGTTCTCTCCGGAGGAGTTTTCATCCTGTTCATGACTGGTGTTGCATTCTCTGTGGGAGCCCTCTCAAACGTTGCATTCTATAATGCATCCGGCCAGATATCCGTTGTTGCTGCTGGTTCTAATGACAGCATCATCCCAACCTTTATCAAAGTTTTCCTGCCAGAATGGTTCGGCGGCATTTTCCTGGTCATCCTTCTGGCTGCCGGAATCTCAACTTTGAATGCTCTGGTTCATACCATGGGAACTGCTCTTGGACGTGATTTTCTGAAACAGTCTCTAAAGTTGAAAACAAAAACCATAACATTGACACGAATTGCAATGTTGATCGGTCTTATCATCAGTACCATGCTTGCATGGTTGTCCAGTATGCTGGATGCAAGTATGGCGATTATCGCCATCGGCACCTCATTATTCTTCGGACTTTGTGCAGCAACCTTCTTACCTACCTACTTTGCAGCCCTGTATTTCAAGAAGTTTCCAAGGAAAGCTGCCCTTGCAAGTATTATGACCGGTTCTGCTGCAAGCCTTTTCTGGCTGCTCTTTGTTCAGGAAAAAACCGCCGGCAGTCTTCAGATCTGCAATCTTCTCTTTAAAACAACTTCCATTGTAAAGGGTACTGCATTGCAGACACTTTCCATGGTCGATGCCATTGTTGTCGCACTTCCCCTTTCCATTCTTGCTGCTGCGATTGCATGGGCAATCGTAGGCAATGCACAAGAAGAAGAAGCCAGCGCTGCATTCAATACAGCAAACTGATTTTGCAGCAAAGCATAAAACAGGCAATGAAATCCCTGCGATTTCATTGCCTGTTTTGTTATTTTTCATTACTCTTTCATTTTTTATCATAACAGAAGCTTCAAATACGGTTCTTTTCGTCATCCATAACCCAGTTATCTTTGCCGTTTGCCTTGGCCTGATATAGTGCTTGGTCGGCGCGATAAATGAGGGCATCTTCATTATCATTTTCAAGAGCACGTGTAATACCAAGACTGACCGACATGTTATACAGCTTGAAGGAAGGATCTTTTCTAACAATCTCGAAAAACGCCTCAAGGATTTTGATTACTTCCTGTCTGTCGCTAAAACAATAGCCCGCAAATTCATCTCCGCCCCATCGGCAAACCAATCCTTTTTTTGAAAATGCTTCGGAAGCAAACCTGCTGATTTCTTGCAGCATTTGATCTCCTTTCAGATGTCCCTGTGTATCGTTGACATGCTTAAAGTTGTCCAGATCAAATACGAACACGAACAGCGATTCCTGTTCTGATGTAATGTTGATTGCTTTTGCCAGGGTCTCGTTGAAATTACGGCGGTTGGGCAGCCCGGTCAGCAAGTCGGTGCGAAGCAGACCAAGCATTAACTGATCATTTTTCTTGACAATACCATTGGTGATGATTAGTACTAGCAATACCACGATTGTATAGATGAGCGCATCCCTCGTCGTTTGCGCATACATGGAGCTTGCAAGCACAGAAGTATCCTTTTTAATGAGCAAATACCAGTTTAGTTCTTCAATATACCGAACGATATAATATCCGTGAAAAGATTGCTCTTTGAATTGCAACACTTGTAAGGAATCGTGATTGTTCAGGATTTTCTCCCTATTTTCACTCAGTATTTCTGCATCGAACACGTTTTCCGTACTGATGTCATTCAAGCTCGTATTGATCTGAACGGTGCCGTCTTCTCCAAACAGCAATGCATCCAGATTATAATCATCTTCAAAGGCTTTCAGTAAACTCTGAACCTGATCCAACTCAAGCCCAACACCGGTAACACCTAAAAGCTTCCCGTCCTCGTCCGTCATGCGGCAGTTCACAAAAACCGAGAGGCTCCCTTTGTTGGCCTCATCCGTATCAACGTCCAAATCATACACATAATCGCTATTGACAAATTCATAGTACCAAATATCATGATCATTGTTATCGCTGATCACTTTGTTCAACCCATTGAAATGGTAATAATTTTTGGAGCTTTCGGAAACCAGAAATACGGAGTCATAATTATATTTTTTCTTCAAACCCAGCAAGTATTGACGCAATTCCAACTGATGTTCCAACGTATCGTTCGCCTTTTCACTTTCCAGCCAACCCTTGAGGAAGCTGTCGTTAGCCATAGTCAACGAAACAAAAATGGGTTTCGTCAGCTCATTTCTGATGTCTGAGTAGATATTGGTTGAAGTCAGTTTTGAGATATTTACAATATCGTCTTCAATGATTTTACTGTAGGTATGATAGCTGGTAAATGCTACAGCAGCAAACCCTGCAAAAATAATAAGTGATATCAGTATGTTTACTTTCAGTTTCAATTTTCGATCCATATAAACTCCTGCTGATTTCTTTCAATTAAGACGCTAAAACATTACATAACATAATGTTAATACTAACGTAACGTCCACAAAAAATCAAGCAAAGGTCGTATCTCATTCAATGGATTTCGTTTCAGAGAAAACAGAACAATACTTCCTTTATAAACTTTTACCGCTCATTGAATTAAAGTTTGTTAAATTCTAGCAACACCGCTTCTTCTGGCCGCTTCTGCAACAGCATTGGCCACAGTATTTTTGATACGTGGATCAAAGGCAGCTGGTATGATATAATCCGATTTTAGTTCTGCGTCAGATACCAGACCTGCGATTGCATAGGCTGCTGCAATTTTCATATCATCGTTGATGTCATTTGCACGTACATCCAATGCACCCCTAAAAATCCCAGGGAACGCCAGCACGTTGTTGATCTGATTGGGAAAATCGCTGCGGCCGGTTCCAACCACTGCCGCTCCGGCTTCCAGCGCCAAATCAGGCATGATTTCCGGAGTGGGATTTGACATGGGGAATAGAATCGCACCCTTTGCCATACTGCGAACCATCTCCTGGGTTACGGTACCCGGTGATGACACGCCGATAAATACATCCGCACCTTTCAGCACATCCGCCAGACTTCCTTTTTTCTTGCTGAGGTTTGAGATCTTTGCCATCTCAGCCTTTTCTGCATTTAATCCCTCTCGGCCGTCGTAAATCGCACCTTGCCGGTCGCACATCACAACATCTTTCAGGCCCATAGCCATCAGCAGTTTGATAATCGCAACGCCTGCCGCCCCAGCACCAAGCGTAACGACTCTGATCTCACGCAGATCTTTTTTAACGAATTTTAAAGCATTGATAAGCGCCGCCAGCGTAACCACAGCAGTTCCATGTTGGTCATCGTGAAAAATGGGAATATCGCAGCGTTC
This genomic window from Clostridiales bacterium contains:
- a CDS encoding Ldh family oxidoreductase, which produces METRPYMSWDLIGDFIASAFEKIGVPREEAEICADVLMESDRRGIESHGCNRFKPIYIDRINAGIQKPVTAFEILRETPTTAVVDGHDGMGMVVGFKAMSMAIEKAKKYGMGMVAARNSTHYGIAGYYPSMAIKENMIGITGTNARPSIAPTFGVENMLGTNPLTFGFPTDEEFPFILDCATSITQRGKIEYYAREGKETPAGMVIGHDGNPMTDSVKILEDLVKETAALAPLGGIGEELGGYKGYGYATVVEILSAALQAGSFLKMLTGLDDHGNKMPYHLGHFFIAIDTEAFLGADSFKKTTGDILRALRSSTLAPGESKIYTAGEKEHLIWLERKDKGVPIGEAVQKEFIEVRNSLGLHHRFPFE
- a CDS encoding response regulator, whose amino-acid sequence is MTTKEYDSKFTRFHDLMKFRVREILLVSTPYDSFVLEEDGHLADKIFSEYLDLNLQFVPRIAHASSAEEAFEALKSRTYDLVITMPRISDMSPLEFSRLVKEEYPEKPVVMLTYETLDNETLSKIREARTIDRVFVWSGDSQILLAIIKYVEDLGNVEEDSAQGVQVILVVDDSPSYYSQFLPLIYTEIMKQTRYLISHAVNDLHRLLRMRARPKIILAISYEEAQELILKYKNNLLGVISDIGFLKNGEVYSEAGLELASYISSTIPDLPILLQSEETGNIKKAKRRKLNFIDKNSPNLLKELRNYILDNYSFGEFVFRTAKGEILVKASDITDFESIVETLPVESLIYHASHNHFSRWFRARTEFAIADELREREPSAPENINEFRAFIVDCLDRLYRSYQKGVIIDFGLSKMTFENSFIRLGSGSLGGKARSVAFFRNLLVNSELQNKYPDIRLKIPSSFVICSDVFEEFMYINDLQEMAYNSTNEDEIAQRFLEGRLPDVIIDNLRILINEIDYPLAVRSSSILEDSQVLPFAGIFKTYILPNCDPNPVVRLKQLIDAVKLIYASAFFQSPKGYAKNADVRIEEGSMSVLIQQLVGEQHEDIFYPLISGVAQTYNYYPYSYMQPEQGIVSLALGFGKAIVDGGRVFSFSPAYPKMNPPVASPQEFMENTQTSFYTLDMSGCARQLTKDDECTYRKIGFERADKDKTLHKVASTYLRDSDMIMDTFAAQGPKIVTFASILKYNSIPLVNIVKDLFELGKSAFGTDVEIEFAVNYPVESDKKPEFYFLQIRPMVVGREAREVKIEEFNRKDVVCTSSHIIGNGVYKDITDVIYLDPDHFEMNKTVDIATEIGEINKLLMSEGRKCVLMGFGRIGTSDPWLGIPLMWWQMSQAKVVVEADLENLTVEPSLGSHFHHNLTSLKMGYFHIGKKAPDHEYINWEKLRKAKIIRQTEHVTLVRFKKPLIIKIDGQSNQGVILIQD
- a CDS encoding DUF454 domain-containing protein; this encodes MKKMMLMFCGWLLLVLAVMGIVLPVLPTTPFVIAAAACFSIGDPKMYQRLESSKVFGPYLEGWRTKQGISASRKASAIAILWILMTLSILLTQKLWLTVLLIFIGIGVTTHLLLMKTKK
- a CDS encoding RNA polymerase sigma factor, which gives rise to MREEEFDFVNRAVDGDKQALEALIMGVEDMIYNLSLRMLGTTQDAEDAVQEIIIRIITQLSTFRKESAFSTWVYRIAVNYLINYKKSMFAQRPLSFEFYGMDIDNGFIENKQELLQDVSEDLLTEELKLSCTNVMLQCLDPESRCIYVLGVMFRADSKVCGEILGISPEAYRQRLSRVRKKMGGFLDTYCGLSEGGKCSCRKRVGYAIQNHRLDPHHLEYTALKQLDYSLTFGIKQSMEKMDDLSLIFRSLPKFRSPDIMKEFLKKLIVSEHMSVIKAV
- a CDS encoding sodium:solute symporter family protein; protein product: MIYVIVSLIIYVLILAFLSYTAFKRTKSTSDYLLAGKQIHPIVMALSYGATFISTSAIVGFGGAAGQFGLGLLWLTVLNIFVGVFIAFVVFGKRTREIGHRLGTNTMPEFFARRFNCNFIQGYAGILIFLFMPIYASAVLKGIVDYVAKYTGAPFNAALIIIAVLAAIFVIMGGLKGIMYADAFQGTLMFVGMAFLIFYTYGMLGGITNAHIALSELPSMPGVAEQVAGLTKGGFAGWTSMPVTGTPVWWNIVTSLVAGVGIGVLAQPQLSVKFMTVKSGRELNRAVLSGGVFILFMTGVAFSVGALSNVAFYNASGQISVVAAGSNDSIIPTFIKVFLPEWFGGIFLVILLAAGISTLNALVHTMGTALGRDFLKQSLKLKTKTITLTRIAMLIGLIISTMLAWLSSMLDASMAIIAIGTSLFFGLCAATFLPTYFAALYFKKFPRKAALASIMTGSAASLFWLLFVQEKTAGSLQICNLLFKTTSIVKGTALQTLSMVDAIVVALPLSILAAAIAWAIVGNAQEEEASAAFNTAN
- a CDS encoding GGDEF domain-containing protein, producing the protein MDRKLKLKVNILISLIIFAGFAAVAFTSYHTYSKIIEDDIVNISKLTSTNIYSDIRNELTKPIFVSLTMANDSFLKGWLESEKANDTLEHQLELRQYLLGLKKKYNYDSVFLVSESSKNYYHFNGLNKVISDNNDHDIWYYEFVNSDYVYDLDVDTDEANKGSLSVFVNCRMTDEDGKLLGVTGVGLELDQVQSLLKAFEDDYNLDALLFGEDGTVQINTSLNDISTENVFDAEILSENREKILNNHDSLQVLQFKEQSFHGYYIVRYIEELNWYLLIKKDTSVLASSMYAQTTRDALIYTIVVLLVLIITNGIVKKNDQLMLGLLRTDLLTGLPNRRNFNETLAKAINITSEQESLFVFVFDLDNFKHVNDTQGHLKGDQMLQEISRFASEAFSKKGLVCRWGGDEFAGYCFSDRQEVIKILEAFFEIVRKDPSFKLYNMSVSLGITRALENDNEDALIYRADQALYQAKANGKDNWVMDDEKNRI
- a CDS encoding NADP-dependent malic enzyme, which encodes MDYAQESLKLHYQWRGKQQIVPKMSVTTKEELSLAYTPGVAQPCLEIQKDVNKSYELTGRWNTVAVISDGTAVLGLGDIGPEASMPVMEGKCVLFKAFGDVEAIPLCVRSKEVDDIVNVVTLLAGSFGGINLEDIAAPRCFEIERKLKERCDIPIFHDDQHGTAVVTLAALINALKFVKKDLREIRVVTLGAGAAGVAIIKLLMAMGLKDVVMCDRQGAIYDGREGLNAEKAEMAKISNLSKKKGSLADVLKGADVFIGVSSPGTVTQEMVRSMAKGAILFPMSNPTPEIMPDLALEAGAAVVGTGRSDFPNQINNVLAFPGIFRGALDVRANDINDDMKIAAAYAIAGLVSDAELKSDYIIPAAFDPRIKNTVANAVAEAARRSGVARI